Proteins from one Dermacentor variabilis isolate Ectoservices chromosome 1, ASM5094787v1, whole genome shotgun sequence genomic window:
- the LOC142582981 gene encoding E3 ubiquitin-protein ligase RNF181-like: MASYFDEHDCEPLGPGQQPDHLLHLARLLIDGGFGARFDMEYHRIFPDQPHKPPASKQAIKSLKRAPVETGKKCPVCLKEFGHEEVVTELPCCHYFHDDCILPWLKLVNTCPVCRHELPTDDPNYEELKAQKERMKQRQQAIEELHNSMFG, encoded by the exons ATGGCATCGTACTTCGATGAGCACGACTGCGAGCCGTTGGGCCCAGGACAGCAACCAGACCACCTGCTTCATCTGGCAAG ATTGCTAATTGATGGTGGATTCGGAGCCAGATTTGATATGGAGTACCATAG GATATTTCCCGACCAGCCGCACAAGCCGCCAGCGTCCAAGCAAGCAATTAAGTCGCTCAAACGGGCCCCTGTTGAAACAG GTAAAAAATGCCCTGTCTGCTTGAAGGAGTTTGGCCATGAAGAAGTTGTGACGGAGCTGCCCTGCTGCCACTACTTCCATGATGATTGCATACTTCCATGGCTGAAATTG GTGAACACTTGTCCCGTGTGTCGCCACGAGCTGCCCACAGATGACCCAAACTACGAGGAACTTAAGGCCCAAAAG GAACGAATGAAGCAGCGCCAACAGGCCATAGAAGAACTCCACAACTCCATGTTTGGATGA